tgtggaaaatccgtttgagtttcctacgccatatttgcctgactttcatgtggagcatgatatcgtgaggggctgagttatattgtaactcgtcgactttgatgagccttgtgtttctgcgtgtagcagtattaatggcatctgtggccaaggtgatggcttcgtcgatctccatgtctgatagattacggtcagttgcgagttttttcaagttcagccttggtgcaaggtctgccttgaatttgtcccagtcagtgtgggcgaaggaccttacggtggtcatcactcgctttcgcagttgggaggacgaggacagtttaagttgtactgcgaaatggtcagacatgcctggtagagtagtGCACGATATTACTTCaaagttcagggaagtttcctcagataggaggaagtagtcaatggttgattggctactgggtcttgtcggagtatctggcaagaccaaatcgacataggctggcgagtaagggtcttggatccatttaagcagggtttccccatttttatttactgccgtatcgcccaaggaggtgtgcctagagttgaagtcgccaccgaaaatgaggtacttgtattttaactggagattgcccaagatcttaagatcttgtcccagttgctcatttagacagttgcatttgatgtagacggaaactaccaaaatccgtctgCCATCAGtagtttttactattgccgccgTAGCGGAAGAGGTGAGCAGGTTTCGtataacgacttcctcaaattcatagtcttttctgactaaaagggcagcgccagtgttgttgtcgttccggataatattatacccggtgaattgcacgttatgcctgctattGAGATGAGTTTCTGAGACGCAGTATAGgtctgctttcagactgtcaatcaacacttgggcagtggcacgttgggcgtgtgagatcagggacgcggagttaaaggtgacgatatttaactccataagttcatCAGAAGTTTTATTGCAGCGAATTGACGCTGCTCGTTGGTGGAGGCCGTCGCGAGggattgcaccaattcgcggaaggcgtttggtgcgggggtgggagcaggttgtgctgccactcttggtGCAGAGTTCCTGGCAGCTTGCGCGTACGATACGCTGGGTCTGGCaaagctttgtgacagttgtgtcactgcGTGCTTGGCTCGGGAGCTTTCGTTCGCTCTtctttgcttggcagcttccttcctagctaccatttctttataagCTGGGCACCCGCGGTAACTCGCTGGGTGGCCTGCTTGCCCGCAGTTGCAGCAGAGTACTCCTTCGGCTGCAGTCCTCGTGCATTCCCCACGAGGGTGCGCTTTCGAGCACTTGACACATCTGTGTACTATTGTGCAGTTTTGGGCAATATGTccgaagttctggcagttgtaACACTGCACTTCTTCGAAGCTCATGACTTTCTGCCAGGAgatcttttgatgaaggatgtatCTAACCTTCATCACTTcggtgagctcttgagagggctcgaacgtGGCTATAaatagtcccgattgagatttcaTCGGGAGAGCAGGGACTTCTCTATGCAGAgctttgtctctgcgggtgacCAAGTTCGCCACCgtgttgagtttgaactcaGGGTGGTCGGCTTGCAGTTCCTGCAGGATGTCCGTggggtccgtttccctgtggagcCCTCGGATAATTAGGGACTGATTTCGCAAAGAAGGCGGGGTCCGGGTTGTGGCGTTAAGCCCTTGCTCTTTAATGAGCGCGAAGACCTGGGCGTGTTCTTCCGCCGTCTCCGTAAAGATGAGGGTTCTATCCGCCCTCGTGTTTTTTAGGGATGCTTTCAATCCCTTGGCTTTAATTAGTCGGAGGAAATGGGGCACGTTTAAATTGTAGTCGGTAATGGCTGGAATTTTAACTTTCTTGGTTTTCAAGGACGGGGAAGGATTTGCGGATGGCTGTGGTGGCTGTGGTGGGGCGGTTACAATTTTCGCACTAACCTTACTTTTCTTTATGCTTTTCCGGCTCCGGACAAAGTTGAAGGGGTCCTCATCGATGATGACCTCAGGGAAGGATGCAGGGGATCCCACGATGTCCATTGCGAGGGCTTCCTGCTGTTCCTGTTGTTgcggttgctgttgttgatgctgttcttGTTGTTCTTGCTGTTGTTGGTGAATTCGTTGCTGTTGGTGAATTCGTTGCTGCTGAGCTGGTGTCGGCCCAGAGCGGACCGTCTCCTCTAGCAACGCTAGCTTCTGCTGCAGTTGCTGGATGAGCAGCTGCTGGCACTCTAGCTGCTGTGCCATGGCCGCTCTTTCGCACTTCAGGTCTGCAATCTCCTTTTGCAGACCCGAAGTTCCCTCGTTGTCGTCGGGGCCCGTGCTCCCCTCCTCCTCGGATGACATCTCCCCTGGGAGTATTATCTTactcctcttggcggacattctgtccccaagcccgtcctgcgtggCTGTATATCGGTTGCTCTTGCTATCTGAAATAACAAAAGAATTTTGTAgttaacttttcaattttctgtacagtgtctcaaaatttttgagacGCACTGTAAAACGTGTACTGGACGATATTTCCTTTAGGTATCTTCCTCCACTCTGGCAAATCACTTTTCacttttcgttttgttttttcttttttccgaaCACTCGGTGCAGTGATTTTATCACCGCGCACTGTAATTcacttttcttctttattctcTTCATCACATCTGTTCGCTTCGAAGTTTCGGAGCGAACTGAATTCTTTATTGATTGATCTCGCTTAAATAGTAACAAAAGTGCTTACATTCTAATATCAAAAAGTATACAAAATGCTTACTTGCTATgtagaaaaattacgaattgcTTACATGCTAAATATGCGTGCATGCGGAGAATATTCACCTCCGATATGCAAATATTCTTTGCATACACCGGATGCGCGAGCAGATGGGTTTTTTTGACTGCTGCCTGAACACAATCTAACCTAGGAACAACAACTATTGAATCTATTGGAGTAAAGGTTAAACTTCAGTGTGGCTCAGATTTggatatgtgtgtgtgtgtgtgtatggtgggggagaagctacagcttctgagcactcaggccgtgttggcctattgtactcgcctcccccgtctaacggaatattccggattcgttaacgtatcgcaggatttccgttagtggatgtgatgctacccgtcgcaattggagaacttgggcaccaaagatctgatgcctgatgcgtccataggcggggcattcacatgggaaatgctccgtggattccgcttcctcattacaggtgggacacgtatcatcttcggtaattcctattctgaacatatgcccaactagtgaattatggcctgtcagaatgcccacaatacacctacaagtcctcctgcttttcgacaagataaactttgcggtacgtatgttgggttctggcaggaaaagtttggtgtgtcgagcagcatttaggctctgccacctgtcattatgggaaacttgttcccagtttttgaaaacagatttagccaatgctactgataccccaattgctggctccggtcccggcataggggagattgacccctctttcgctaaagcgtccgagatttcatttccctctatgccacagtaaccaggtacccagagtagttccaccgtattgaatctagacatagagttcaaacggtttctgcattcctaaatgattttcgaggtgatcaaaggactgctcaatgccctcagtgcagcttgactgtcactgcagattgcgatgcgcctgcccttcaaccgctcgtcaatcacccagtttgctatCCTTAgcatcgcataaacttcggcttgaaaaaccgttgcatattgtcccaaaggaaaagcccacttctcgtttttattcgagaggtagactccggctccagaaccctgttctgtttttgagccatcggtgtagaagacttccgtatattcctccacgcattcctctgggtcttcccagtcctctctatgcttcagggtaactacatatcttctaccaaacagatgtatggggacacgagaatcggaaggcattgtaagaactggattcagtcctcccagtaactcttccaatgctctgtgccccccacatccgttgttttcccatagatctaatcgaattagcctatgagctgctctcattgcagtgctttgaataaatatatccaggggctgcaaattgagtagtgcattcagagctgcgccggatgtcgtgctcatggcaccagtgatacccagacaaacagttctttgcagtgcggctagtttacggtgaaaacctttttgtctcaccttaacccaccacactgcggatgcatatacgaacatcggcataatgatggcaacgtatatccacattaccacatgaggtctgagtccccatgtcgaggcaaaggtccgtctgcacagcccataagctgtgagagctcgtttcatatttacctctacatgtttattccaaagaagttttttatctagagtgacccccagatatttcacttcttcggagagttgaagggtagtacccctcatctcagggagacaaagtccatccagttttctcctttttgtgaataaaactattgtggttttatttgcattaactgacaaaccatgtctaaggcaccagctgtctatcaaatcaacggcacgctgtatattcctacacaccgttccaagatcccgatcaacaggaagtacagccacgtcatcggcataagcttgagcgtgtattggcaaattttgcagttcgcatagcagtaagtcgatcagcatactccacagaagtggtaaAAGCATACCtctttgggggcagcccttcgttgcttctgtagtcaggtagcgatcgacccctacctcagcgcacaacaatctttgcgttagcatagcatggatccacttaattaaagcatcatcaacaccatgcgctctggcggcatcacaaagtttttgaaaaggcgcacagtcaaaagccccttcaatgtccacgaacacccccatcgcgtactcaccattcaaagttgcatcctctatctttgtgaccaaagaatgaagagcagactcacaggacttttcacgttggtaagcatgttggtttttactaagtgggtgtgacctaagtgcgtttccacgaatgtgacgctccaccagtctctcctaacctttcagcaagaataaagtcaagctgatctgtctgaagttctttggattagaatagtcatctttcccaggtttcggtatgaaaactaccttaacatgttgccaagaagaaagcacgtagcccagagcaagacatcctcgaaaaatatttcttagaggtcgctctaaatgctccataccctcctttagcattgccggatagatgccatccatgccagatgctttgaaatgttcaaaggacagtatggcagctctcaccttttcatgggtaacaaccgctttcgcagtgttccagttccccttgcaacacttgcgtgttgaaggggttgcacgAACCGTCAACtgtccccctaccacttctctcacccgttctcccgggtggtgtacttccagggaggtcttatggatctttcgtcgtagaagatcctagccccctttactgatccaatgccacagattctgttaaatcgaacccacggttcttgcaccagaaagatataggggaaatcctgtagctttgtcattctcgctgctaacaggtaggagggagctttggcatgctgcaggttgatttgaccaatc
The DNA window shown above is from Hermetia illucens chromosome 5, iHerIll2.2.curated.20191125, whole genome shotgun sequence and carries:
- the LOC119658354 gene encoding J domain-containing protein DDB_G0295729-like, producing MSAKRSKIILPGEMSSEEEGSTGPDDNEGTSGLQKEIADLKCERAAMAQQLECQQLLIQQLQQKLALLEETVRSGPTPAQQQRIHQQQRIHQQQQEQQEQHQQQQPQQQEQQEALAMDIVGSPASFPEVIIDEDPFNFVRSRKSIKKSKVSAKIVTAPPQPPQPSANPSPSLKTKKVKIPAITDYNLNVPHFLRLIKAKGLKASLKNTRADTPNVPLPKC